The Thermoanaerobaculia bacterium genome has a window encoding:
- a CDS encoding trypsin-like peptidase domain-containing protein, with amino-acid sequence MKPRLSTRAVVRGPAAIPAIPAIAALAIFAAVAALAPALAAAAPRELSHGELLARMAPAIVSVKVVLKTEFNMGDSMQEQESVLDALGAVVDPDGLILLWNSQLSASRLMDAVRQMGEGEEFRIKMTPTDFRVTFAGDPREHRAFLAASDSELDLAFLQLEEKPERPLPSVEFGRSRPTEIGDTVVGVSRLSPAFDRAAYFETGRIAGRIAKPAAAFILDASPALLGLPVFDLQGRAVGAVATVLSRVSEPSTQGGDMMSYFALGRGRMESGPLGVFLLPGERVQELVSAARLRARELLAERQPASPSAAE; translated from the coding sequence GTGAAACCACGCCTGAGCACCCGAGCCGTCGTCCGTGGCCCCGCAGCGATCCCTGCGATCCCTGCGATCGCCGCCCTCGCAATCTTTGCTGCGGTGGCCGCCTTGGCGCCCGCCCTGGCCGCCGCCGCGCCGCGCGAGCTCTCCCATGGCGAGCTGCTCGCCCGGATGGCGCCGGCGATCGTCAGCGTCAAGGTCGTTCTCAAGACCGAGTTCAACATGGGCGACTCGATGCAGGAGCAGGAGTCCGTTCTCGATGCCCTCGGCGCCGTGGTGGACCCGGACGGCCTGATCCTGCTCTGGAACTCGCAGCTCTCGGCGAGCCGCTTGATGGATGCCGTCCGCCAGATGGGGGAGGGAGAGGAGTTCCGGATCAAGATGACGCCGACCGATTTCCGGGTGACCTTCGCCGGCGATCCGCGGGAGCATCGCGCCTTCCTGGCGGCCTCCGACTCCGAGCTCGACCTGGCCTTCCTGCAGCTCGAAGAAAAGCCCGAGCGGCCCTTGCCCAGCGTGGAGTTCGGGCGCTCGCGGCCGACCGAGATCGGTGACACGGTCGTCGGAGTCTCGCGGCTGTCGCCGGCCTTCGATCGTGCTGCCTACTTCGAAACCGGGCGCATCGCCGGTCGCATCGCCAAGCCGGCGGCTGCGTTCATCCTCGACGCCTCGCCTGCGCTCCTCGGTCTGCCGGTGTTCGATCTGCAGGGACGCGCCGTGGGAGCCGTCGCCACGGTGCTCTCCCGGGTCTCGGAACCGTCCACCCAGGGTGGCGACATGATGAGCTACTTCGCGCTGGGCCGCGGCCGGATGGAGAGTGGGCCCCTGGGAGTCTTCCTGCTGCCGGGCGAGCGCGTCCAGGAGCTCGTGTCGGCGGCCCGCCTGCGCGCCCGCGAGTTGCTGGCCGAGCGCCAACCCGCCAGCCCGTCCGCGGCCGAATAG